The genome window GACCGACGCGGTGCGCTCCGGCGAGCCGGGCTTCTTCACCTCCCGGGAGGCCTTCCTGCGCAGCTACCCGGCGACGGCCGAGCAACTGTCGGACGACCGGGCCACCGCCGCCGCCTTCCTCCCGCTGATCGCCCAGGGCCGGCCGATCGGCGCGCTCGCCCTGGTCTACGAGGGCAAGCGCAGCTTCACCTCCGAGGACCGCACCCTGCTCACCACGCTGACCAGCGCGATCGCGCAGTCGCTGCAGCGGGCGATGCTGGTGGACCAGTCCCGGGAGATCGCCGCCGGGCTGCAGAACGCGATGCTGCCAGGCAGGCTGCCGCGGCTGCGTGGCGGCAGCCTGGCCGTGCGGTACCGGACCGCACGGGTCGGCACCTGGATCGGCGGGGACTGGTACGACGCGGTCGCGCTCGCCGAGGACGCGGTCGGGGTGGCGATCGGCGACGTGCAGGGCCACGACACCGAGGCGGCCGCCATCATGGGACAGCTGCGGATCGCGATGACCGCCTACGCGGCCGAGGGCCACAGCGCCGCCGCCGTGCTGGCCCGGGCCTCCGCCTTCCTCGCCGACCTGCCCGCCGACCGGTTCGCCACCTGCCTGTACGCGCAGGTGGCGCTCGGCACCGGGGAGGCCTGGCTGGCCAACGCCGGCCACCTGCCGCCGCTGGTCCGCCGGGCCGACGGCACGGTGCTGCGGCTCGACCTGCCGACCGGGCTGCCGCTCGGACTGCCCGACGCCTGGGGCGCCGGCGGCTACCCCGCCACCTCCTTCCGGCTCGCCCCCGGCGACACCCTGCTGCTCTACACCGACGGCCTGGTCGAACGCCCCGGCGAGGACCTCGAACTCGGCCTCGCCCGCCTCTGCGCCACCCTCGCGGCCGGCCCCACCCCCCTCCCCGCCCTCGCCGACCACGTCCGCGACACCCTCACCGACCGCCTGGAGGCCGAGGACGACGCCGCGCTGTTGCTGCTGCGCCGCGACTGACCACCCCGGGGGTGTTCAGGAGTCGTCAAAGCAGCCCTCGTCCGCGTAGCGCGCGCGTCAAGACGCGCCGCACGGGCGGCCGGGCGGGGTTCGAATGGGAGGTGCCCCGATGCGGTGGGGCGGATCAGGAGGCGGGAGCCATGACTGCTGGAGTACGGGTGGTCGTCGGGGTCGGCAGCTCGCTGAGCGCGCTGGCGGCCGTGCACCGGGCCGTGCGGGAGGCCCGGATGCGGCACGCG of Kitasatospora viridis contains these proteins:
- a CDS encoding SpoIIE family protein phosphatase, whose amino-acid sequence is MTVHQGDPAPADPPGLDRLEAITLNRIGCFEWDPTTGRYTLDATGLAVFDLRPEEYDGMAAGLHLRMPVEEVIRLHRMVDDIKSGRSDSYSSYFRIRLRDGATRWTHTQGQAIREPDGAGLRVVGVVRDATLELAHSSMRLLAEDDRQRQEHRLREVAAALGEALTVDDVVAVLTDDQSRRRLGAQGITIGVVDQGRLKLVGAVGPLPVRVGRRTRLSEHWPLTDAVRSGEPGFFTSREAFLRSYPATAEQLSDDRATAAAFLPLIAQGRPIGALALVYEGKRSFTSEDRTLLTTLTSAIAQSLQRAMLVDQSREIAAGLQNAMLPGRLPRLRGGSLAVRYRTARVGTWIGGDWYDAVALAEDAVGVAIGDVQGHDTEAAAIMGQLRIAMTAYAAEGHSAAAVLARASAFLADLPADRFATCLYAQVALGTGEAWLANAGHLPPLVRRADGTVLRLDLPTGLPLGLPDAWGAGGYPATSFRLAPGDTLLLYTDGLVERPGEDLELGLARLCATLAAGPTPLPALADHVRDTLTDRLEAEDDAALLLLRRD